A genomic region of Caenorhabditis elegans chromosome V contains the following coding sequences:
- the str-38 gene encoding Seven TM Receptor (Confirmed by transcript evidence) — MVKMTAATVLPFIAEIFTRVGFVCTCLFNAILIYLTAFHVEKITGAYKHLIILFSLICMSFSCLEVLAHPYLHSFNSGFIYFSLNDYLGASQKLLRFFIEAYSGAYASIMCMLAVQFVFRYAILMNRRTLISSFTGWNFLIWILYPSSFGVTFGFMTHFCAQAEPYSDDYMKKELYGVYNLEINETARFIVIAYNADGTMRWFNLIFLFGSMIILGFQYAVIIYCGVQMQKKMKKEMANFSVSNGNLQQQFFKALVVQITLPTLLFHLPALPVLFTPFFNVSFTFQTGFIYAVFSLYPPIETIAFMIIVKEYTNIFRKKVLRRPSAPDFRKRSSDISVF; from the exons ATGGTAAAAATGACTGCTGCAACTGTTCTTCCATTCATTGCTGAAATATTTACAAGAGTCGGGTTTGTCTGTACTTGTCTATTCAATGCAATCCTGATTTATCTTACCGCATTCCATGTGGAAAAAATAACAGGGGCTTATAAACATCTGATCATCCTGTTTTCCCTGATCTGTATGTCATTTTCTTGTCTCGAAGTACTGGCTCATCCATATTTGCACAGTTTCAATTCaggatttatttattttagtcTGAATGACTATCTTGGAGCCTCACAGAAACTGCTCAGATTCTTTATTGAAGCCTATTCAGGAGCCTATGCAAGCATCATGTGCATGCTCGCCGTTCAGTTTGTCTTCAGATATGCCATCTTGATGAA CCGTCGAACCTTAATCTCCTCGTTCACTGGATGGAACTTCCTTATCTGGATCCTCTATCCGTCGTCTTTTGGCGTGACTTTCGGTTTCATGACCCATTTTTGCGCTCAAGCAGAGCCATATTCCGATGATTATATGAA aaaagagcTCTACGGAGTCTATAATTTGGAGATCAATGAAACGGCCCGCTTCATTGTTATCGCTTAT AATGCTGATGGAACCATGCGATGGtttaatttgatatttttgttcgGATCCATGATAATTCTCGGTTTCCAGTACGCCGTGATTATCTATTGCGGGGTTCAGATgcagaagaaaatgaagaaggaaATGGCAAACTTCTCAGTGAGCAATGGAAACTTGCAGCAACAATTCTTCAAGGCTTTAGTTGTACAG atAACTCTTCCCACCCTCCTCTTCCACCTTCCGGCTCTTCCAGTCCTATTCACCCCGTTCTTCAATGTCAGCTTCACGTTTCAAACCGGATTTATCTACGCAGTATTTAGTCTCTACCCTCCAATTGAGACGATTGCTTTCATGATAATTGTTAAGGAATacacaaacatttttagaa aaaaagtgctACGAAGACCTTCAGCTCCAGATTTTCGGAAGCGATCATCGGATATTAGCGTTTTCTGA
- the str-27 gene encoding Seven TM Receptor (Partially confirmed by transcript evidence) → MSRMEEVLADVISYSAYFVTLALNSTLIYLTKYCSTRLTIIYRRMIIGFAVFGIGFSTLDIVVRPIMHSYNGCFLYFSLKGSFRSSKAITEMLLAIYSAVYAAILSFLTIQYIYRVCVLRCPQLVQYFRGWRFILWLGYVFMFGLAWGVITYFYAYPDEYARDYVREEMYEQYKVDSDKVALFVLLAYGENNGTKFVRPQSLICIFGQMGIMSLQYMIMMICGILIYKQIKADLKETTMILNSKFQKQIFNALLYQLVAPSLLVHLPAVPLFFAPFFDMKFSFRTRVVVYFFSVYPLLDSLILLTVVSDYRLAVRKIVANKAVQLVAMLNVGTVTPTTATNQTAENRVAENAL, encoded by the exons ATGAGCAGGATGGAAGAAGTTCTCGCAGATGTGATATCATATTCAGCATATTTTGTCACCCTAGCGCTTAACAGTACTTTGATCTACCTGACTAAATACTGTTCGACTAGACTCACAATCATCTATCGTCGCATGATCATcggttttgcagtttttgggATCGGATTCTCTACGTTGGatatcgtggtgagacct ATAATGCACTCTTACAACGGATGTTTTTTGTACTTCAGTTTGAAAGGATCATTTCGTTCGTCGAAAGCTATCACAGAAATGCTTCTAG CGATATACTCTGCCGTCTACGCAGCGATACTATCATTCCTCACAATTCAGTACATCTACAGAGTGTGCGTTTTAAGGTGTCCACAGTTGGTGCAGTACTTTCGCGGTTGGCGGTTTATACTGTGGCTTGGATACGTGTTCATGTTTGGGCTTGCGTGGGGAGTTATCACCTATTTTTATGCGTACCCGGACGAATACGCAAGGGATTATGTCAG AGAGGAAATGTACGAACAGTATAAAGTGGATTCGGACAAGGTTGCACTCTTTGTACTACTTGCGTATGGTGAAAACAATGGCACAAAGTTTGTTCGTCCTCAAAGTTTAATTTGCATATTTGGACAGATGGGTATCATGAGCCTACAGTACATGATTATGATGATATGTGGAATTTTGATTTACAAACAGATAAAAGCAGATCTAAAGGAGACCACAATGATACTGAAcagcaaatttcaaaagcaaATCTTCAATGCCTTACTGTACCAA cTAGTCGCTCCATCACTTCTCGTCCATCTTCCAGCAGTTCCCCTATTCTTTGCTCCATTCTTCGACATGAAATTCAGTTTCCGAACTAGAGTTGTTgtctattttttcagtgtctACCCTCTTCTAGACAGCCTAATTCTGCTCACAGTTGTATCCGACTATAGACTAGCAGTCAGAA aaattgtggCCAACAAAGCGGTTCAGCTGGTTGCAATGCTTAATGTGGGTACAGTGACCCCAACAACCGCCACTAATCAAACAGCGGAAAATCGAGTTGCGGAAAATGCtctttga
- the sfxn-1.3 gene encoding Sidoreflexin (Confirmed by transcript evidence) gives MNDLVINQKILPDISKSKWDLDTYSGRVKHYFASANPMTLFTSSNTQEMCRKIVVDYKKGIINPELTMDELWSAKILYDSVYHPDTGEKMFCLGRMSAQTPANMVITGMLLSCYRTCPGIIFSHWINQSFNAIVNYTNRSGNCRTTNQQLLYSYFCATGAATTAALGLNMMVKNSHGLAGRLVPFVAVAVANAINIPMVRANELSEGIELCDEDDHLVAKSKQLAALAIAQVTLSRILMAMPDMVLSPVIMNRFTRTAYYKARPLVQKYSEMPIQTFLAGIGLYFMTPLGCALFPQRSAIHVRKLEVDVQNQILERKDSPRIVYYNKGL, from the exons atgaacgatCTTGTTATTAATCAGAAGATTCTACCAGATATTTCGAAATCGAAATGGGATCTCGACACGTATTCAG GTCGTGTAAAACACTACTTTGCATCTGCTAACCCGATGACACTCTTCACCTCATCCAATACCCAGGAAATGTGCAGGAAAATAGTTGTAGACTATAAAAAGGGGATAATAAATCCGGAATTGACGATGGATGAGCTATGGAGTGCAAAGATCCTCTATGATTCAGTATATCATCCTGATACCGGCGAAAAGATGTTCTGTCTCGGGAGAATGAGCGCTCAG ACCCCAGCAAATATGGTTATCACTGGAATGCTTCTCAGCTGCTATCGTACCTGTCCTGGTATTATATTCTCCCATTGGATCAATCAGTCGTTCAATGCAATTGTCAACTATACCAATCGAAGCGGAAATTGCAGAACTACCAATCAGCAGCTACTCTATTCGTATTTCTGTGCTACTGGAGCGGCTACAACGGCGGCTCTCGGTCTGAATATGATGGTGAAGAATAGTCATGGATTGGCTGGAAGATTGGTTCCATTTGTGGCTGTTGCAGTTGCAAATGCCATTAATATTCCAATGGTTCGAGCAAA CGAACTTTCTGAGGGAATTGAGCTATGTGATGAGGACGACCATCTCGTCGCAAAATCCAAGCAGCTGGCGGCTCTCGCAATTGCTCAAGTCACACTGAGCCGAATTCTCATGGCTATGCCTGATATGG ttctgaGCCCGGTGATCATGAATCGATTCACGCGAACCGCCTACTACAAAGCTCGTCCACTAGTCCAAAAGTACTCCGAGATGCCGATTCAGACATTTTTGGCGGGGATTGGTCTTTACTTCATGACACCGTTGGGATGTGCTCTTTTCCCGCAGAGAAGTGCAATTCATGTGAGAAAGTTGGAGGTTGACGTGCAGAATCAGATATTGGAGAGGAAAGATTCGCCGAGGATTGTGTACTATAATAAAGGGCTCTGA
- the T23D5.3 gene encoding DUF281 domain-containing protein (Predicted): MSVISSVTVYFHSPFLINYFWLVLVTISLRMIVWIMLFLTMTAESCIRMIPPEDVGIPGTLPDNDPGDPIKTTIAAGIQTTQCTTCGPKTTPQRVEPVMTTTVAPGATTVRSPGSVTTAGSATTAGSATTGSPSAATTAATVAAPPTTTAAPLPCQTCTPFMNFMDERYTCTPTTGMTATGCSTLAVSCMINPSFECNDIALLLETTGTPRSIFWYEYW, encoded by the exons ATGAGCGTTATCTCAAGCGTTACCGTTTACTTTCACTCTCCGTTCTTGATAAACTACTTTTGGTTAGTTCTTGTAACAATCTCTCTTCGAATGATTGTCTGGATAATGCTTTTTTTGACTATGACTGCAGAGTCATGTATTCGAATGATCCCGCCGGAAGATGTCGGGATCCCAGGCACACTGCCGGATAATGATCCAGGGGATCCTATCAAAACGACGATTGCAGCAGGAATACAGACTAC ACAATGTACCACATGTGGCCCAAAAACTACTCCTCAACGCGTTGAGCCGGTGATGACGACGACGGTGGCTCCTGGAGCAACGACTGTAAGATCTCCCGGGTCAGTGACGACTGCTGGATCAGCCACAACTGCAGGATCTGCCACCACAGGAAGCCCTTCAGCAGCAACAACTGCGGCGACAGTGGCGGCACCACCGACCACAACAGCTGCG CCGCTTCCATGCCAAACCTGCACCCCATTCATGAATTTCATGGATGAGAGATACACGTGTACCCCCACGACTGGCATGACCGCTACCGGATGCTCAACCCTCGCCGTTTCTTGCATGATAAACCCCTCATTCGAATGCAATGACATAGCACTGCTC TTGGAAACCACTGGGACCCCAAGAAGTATTTTCTGGTATGAATACTGGTGA
- the Y6E2A.10 gene encoding F-box domain-containing protein (Confirmed by transcript evidence), whose product MSLKRKRSVSQESSNKTVVSKSKRKELAEEVEKWMNLRVLPPNVMRTLVENMSVEEHATFRGVCKYAHDEVESYWRTQKSFSIAKLMIWFPSLAVSEWKLTSLPGILDEMTAAFNLFKPGNLRKLSLRRVVSVNIKSLIKCIEMATGQPASTFLQNVVELDLRGCIIPPDHIKMIDEIFPNLQTIILSPNAIVPKRNSKLIINTKMEITHHINILSNAKKSVVKCASKADMHTVAFIKEHIPDIRHIFIETGY is encoded by the exons ATGTCACTG AAGCGTAAAAGAAGTGTATCTCAAGAGTCATCGAACAAGACGGTGGTatcaaagagcaaaagaaaGGAGCTAGCCGAAGAAGTGGAGAAATGGATGAACTTGAGGGTTTTGCCGCCAAATGTGATGCGCACTCTTGTTGAGAATATGTCTGTAGAGGAGCACGCCACGTTCAGAGGAGTTTGCAAGTATGCTCATGAT GAAGTCGAATCCTACTGGAGAACTCAGAAAAGTTTCTCAATCGCCAAACTGATGATTTGGTTCCCGTCGCTCGCCGTTTCCGAATGGAAACTCACTTCTTTGCCAGGAATACTCGACGAAATGACAGCTGCGTTTAATTTGTTCAAACCGGGAAACTTGCGCAAATTGAGTTTGCGCCGCGTGGTCAGTGTCAATATCAAATCATTGATTAAGTGCATTGAAATG GCCACTGGACAACCTGCATCGACATTTCTGCAAAATGTGGTCGAGCTGGATCTTCGTGGATGCATAATACCGCCGGATCATATCAAAATGATCGATgagatttttccgaatttgcagACAATTATTCTCAGCCCGAATGCAATTGTACCAAAAAGAAACTC aaaactcatCATCAATACCAAAATGGAAATCACTCACCAtatcaatattttatcaaatgcAAAGAAATCGGTAGTCAAGTGTGCATCGAAAGCTGATATGCATACTGTGGCCTTCATCAAAGAACACATTCCAGACATTCGCCACATTTTCATTGAAACTGGCTATTGA
- the sfxn-1.3 gene encoding Sideroflexin-1 (Partially confirmed by transcript evidence), which produces MNDLVINQKILPDISKSKWDLDTYSGRVKHYFASANPMTLFTSSNTQEMCRKIVVDYKKGIINPELTMDELWSAKILYDSVYHPDTGEKMFCLGRMSAQTPANMVITGMLLSCYRTCPGIIFSHWINQSFNAIVNYTNRSGNCRTTNQQLLYSYFCATGAATTAALGLNMMVKNSHGLAGRLVPFVAVAVANAINIPMRTF; this is translated from the exons atgaacgatCTTGTTATTAATCAGAAGATTCTACCAGATATTTCGAAATCGAAATGGGATCTCGACACGTATTCAG GTCGTGTAAAACACTACTTTGCATCTGCTAACCCGATGACACTCTTCACCTCATCCAATACCCAGGAAATGTGCAGGAAAATAGTTGTAGACTATAAAAAGGGGATAATAAATCCGGAATTGACGATGGATGAGCTATGGAGTGCAAAGATCCTCTATGATTCAGTATATCATCCTGATACCGGCGAAAAGATGTTCTGTCTCGGGAGAATGAGCGCTCAG ACCCCAGCAAATATGGTTATCACTGGAATGCTTCTCAGCTGCTATCGTACCTGTCCTGGTATTATATTCTCCCATTGGATCAATCAGTCGTTCAATGCAATTGTCAACTATACCAATCGAAGCGGAAATTGCAGAACTACCAATCAGCAGCTACTCTATTCGTATTTCTGTGCTACTGGAGCGGCTACAACGGCGGCTCTCGGTCTGAATATGATGGTGAAGAATAGTCATGGATTGGCTGGAAGATTGGTTCCATTTGTGGCTGTTGCAGTTGCAAATGCCATTAATATTCCAATG CGAACTTTCTGA